The Pseudomonas sp. B21-023 genomic interval CTATCACCTGATCCCTTCGGGCTCGGCCCAGGAGAACGTCGAGATGCCGGCCATCTATGCCGGCACCCCGCCCGCCGAGCGCCATGCCCGCGCCCACGCCCTGCTCGAGCGCCTGGGCCTGGCCAGCCGCACCGGCAACCGCCCGCACCAGTTGTCCGGCGGCCAGCAGCAACGGGTGTCGATCGCCCGGGCGCTGATGAACGGCGGGCACATCATCCTCGCCGACGAGCCCACCGGCGCCCTCGACAGCCACAGCGGCGCCGAGGTGATGACCCTGCTCGACGAACTGGCCAGCCAGGGCCATGTGATCATCCTCATTACCCACGACCGTGAAGTCGCGGCCCGCGCCCAGCGGATCATCGAAGTGCGCGACGGCGAAGTGGTCAGCGACTCACCCAGCCAGCCATCGGCCGACATCCCCCGGCAATTGCAGGCCGACGACCTGCGCCAGCGCCTGGACCGCGGTGCCACCCAGCGCGGCGCCTGGAAAGGCGAACTGGTCGAGTCCCTGCAGGCTGCCTGGCGGGTGATGTGGATCAACCGCTTCCGCACCGCGCTGACCCTCCTCGGTATCATCATCGGGGTCGCCTCGGTGGTGGTCATGCTCGCGGTCGGCGAAGGCAGCAAGCGCCAGGTCATGGCGCAGATGGCCGCATTCGGCTCGAACATCCTTTACCTCAACGGCAAGCACTCCTCCGAGGAACTGATGGGCATCGTCACCCTCGACGATGTCGACGCCATCGGCGAACTGCCCCAGGTCAAACGGGTCATGCCGGTAATCGGCGACAAGCTAATGGTGCGCCACGGCAACAAGGGCGAGCAGTTCTACGTTGGCGGCAACAACACCGGGTTCCCCGAGATCTTCAACTGGCCCGTGGTCGAGGGCAGCTTCTACAGCGAAGCCGACGAAGCCAACGGCGCCGCCGTGGCGGTGATCGGGCAGAAGGTGCGTGACAAGATGTTCGGCCCGGGCAGCCATCCACTCGGCCAGTACCTGCTGATCGGCAACGTGCCGTTCCAGGTGATAGGGGTGCTCCAGGGCAAAGGCGCCAGCTCCGGCAGCGAGGACAGCGACGAGCGCGTGGTGGTGCCCTACTCCGCCGCCGCCATCCGCCTGTTCGGCAGCCGCGACCCGGAATACGTCACCATCGCCGCCCTGGACTCCAGCCGGGTGAAGGAGACCGAGCAGGCGATCGAGCGCCTGATGCTGCAGCGTCACCAGGGCAAGCATGACTTCGTCCTGACCAACGACGCCGCGTTGATCCAGGCCGAGGCCCGCACGCAGAACAGCCTGTCGCTGATGCTCGGTGCGATTGCCGCGATCTCCCTGCTGGTGGGTGGCATCGGCGTGATGAACATCATGCTCATGACCGTGCGCGAACGCACCCGCGAGATCGGCATCCGCATGGCCACCGGCGCGCGCCAGCGCGACATCCTGCGCCAGTTCCTCACCGAGGCGGTGATGCTGTCGATGGTCGGCGGCGTGACCGGCATCGTCCTGGCCCTGGCCATCGGCGGCAGCCTGTTGCTGGCCGACATCGCCGTGGCCTTCGCCCTGCCCGCCATCCTCGGCGCCTTTGCCTGCGCCGTGATCACCGGCGTGGTGTTCGGTTTCATGCCGGCCCGCAAGGCCGCCCGCCTCGACCCGGTCAAGGCCCTTACCAGCGAATAACCCATGACGATCCCCTGCCGTATCAGCTTGCTGGCCCTGAGCCTTGGCCTGGCCGCCTGCAGCACCCCACCGCCGCCTGCGGCGAACATCGACGCCCCGCCGGCCTGGCAAGGGCCGACCAGCGCCAACCAGGCCCTGCCGGACAACCAGTGGTGGCGCGCCTTTGCCAGCCTGGAACTGGACCAGTTGATCGAGCGCGCGCGCTCGAACAGCCACGACCT includes:
- a CDS encoding MacB family efflux pump subunit; this translates as MATPLIELCDIRKVYGGVDSPRVEVLRGISLSIHPGEFVAIVGASGSGKSTLMNILGCLDRPTSGSYRFAGRDVAELDSDELAWLRREAFGFVFQGYHLIPSGSAQENVEMPAIYAGTPPAERHARAHALLERLGLASRTGNRPHQLSGGQQQRVSIARALMNGGHIILADEPTGALDSHSGAEVMTLLDELASQGHVIILITHDREVAARAQRIIEVRDGEVVSDSPSQPSADIPRQLQADDLRQRLDRGATQRGAWKGELVESLQAAWRVMWINRFRTALTLLGIIIGVASVVVMLAVGEGSKRQVMAQMAAFGSNILYLNGKHSSEELMGIVTLDDVDAIGELPQVKRVMPVIGDKLMVRHGNKGEQFYVGGNNTGFPEIFNWPVVEGSFYSEADEANGAAVAVIGQKVRDKMFGPGSHPLGQYLLIGNVPFQVIGVLQGKGASSGSEDSDERVVVPYSAAAIRLFGSRDPEYVTIAALDSSRVKETEQAIERLMLQRHQGKHDFVLTNDAALIQAEARTQNSLSLMLGAIAAISLLVGGIGVMNIMLMTVRERTREIGIRMATGARQRDILRQFLTEAVMLSMVGGVTGIVLALAIGGSLLLADIAVAFALPAILGAFACAVITGVVFGFMPARKAARLDPVKALTSE